The Clostridiaceae bacterium HFYG-1003 genome includes a window with the following:
- the malQ gene encoding 4-alpha-glucanotransferase, which translates to MSCASDCAEKECDMRERASGILMHISSLPGPYGIGDLGKGAYEFADFLNETGTRTWQILPLGITGYGDSPYQSFSAFAGNPYFIDLDEFVEAGYLSRAQIARADLGRDPERVDYGKLYDHKMPLLKAAYAKARPELEQKLKAFLKREDWLKDFALFMAIKDHHEGVSWQMWPQELKRRDELALARFTRDHEDDIYFWVFTQFYFFKQWTRLKQYANRHGIQLIGDIPIYVAEDGSDIWANPEMFRLDKDLAPVCVAGVPPDAFSADGQLWGNPIYDWKKMKKDGYAWWIKRIRESFRIYDIVRIDHFRGFESYWEVPAGSATAGTGRWVKGPGMTLFRAIREELGELDIMAENLGFLTQDVVDLIEDTGFPGMNVLVFAFDAREDSDYLPHNYIRNSVVYTGNHDTQTVAGYLRTAPESEVEYARRYLKLDDKEGAALGFVRGAWASVSYLAVAPMQDLLGLDDSARFNTPSTLGDNWKWRMKKGALTPKVRSDLARLNETYRR; encoded by the coding sequence ATAAGTTGTGCAAGCGATTGCGCAGAAAAGGAATGTGACATGAGAGAGAGAGCCAGTGGAATATTGATGCATATCTCCTCCCTGCCGGGGCCCTACGGGATCGGAGATCTGGGCAAAGGGGCCTATGAATTTGCTGATTTTTTGAATGAAACGGGAACCCGGACCTGGCAGATCCTGCCGCTGGGCATCACTGGTTACGGCGACTCGCCCTACCAGAGTTTTTCTGCGTTCGCCGGCAATCCCTACTTCATTGACCTGGATGAATTTGTGGAAGCCGGTTATCTAAGCCGTGCCCAGATTGCCCGGGCTGACCTGGGCAGGGACCCGGAGCGGGTGGATTACGGCAAGCTCTATGACCATAAAATGCCGCTGCTCAAAGCAGCCTACGCCAAGGCCAGACCGGAGCTGGAGCAGAAACTCAAGGCATTTTTGAAGCGGGAGGACTGGCTCAAGGACTTTGCGCTGTTCATGGCCATCAAAGACCATCACGAAGGGGTTTCCTGGCAGATGTGGCCGCAGGAGCTCAAACGGCGCGATGAACTGGCGCTGGCCCGGTTTACCCGGGACCATGAGGATGATATTTACTTTTGGGTGTTCACCCAGTTCTATTTTTTCAAGCAGTGGACCAGACTGAAACAGTACGCCAACCGCCACGGGATTCAGCTGATCGGGGACATTCCGATCTATGTGGCCGAGGACGGATCCGATATCTGGGCGAATCCGGAGATGTTCCGCCTGGATAAGGATCTGGCGCCGGTATGCGTTGCCGGAGTTCCGCCTGATGCATTTTCCGCCGACGGCCAGCTCTGGGGCAATCCCATCTACGACTGGAAGAAAATGAAGAAGGATGGCTATGCCTGGTGGATCAAGCGAATCCGGGAAAGTTTCCGCATTTACGACATCGTGCGCATCGACCATTTCCGCGGCTTTGAGTCCTACTGGGAAGTCCCGGCCGGATCCGCCACCGCCGGTACCGGCCGCTGGGTCAAGGGACCTGGCATGACCCTGTTCCGCGCTATCCGCGAGGAACTGGGCGAACTGGACATCATGGCGGAAAACCTCGGTTTTCTCACCCAGGACGTCGTGGACCTCATCGAGGACACCGGCTTCCCCGGCATGAATGTCCTGGTCTTTGCCTTTGATGCCCGGGAGGATTCGGATTATCTCCCCCATAACTACATCCGGAACTCCGTGGTGTATACAGGGAATCACGATACCCAGACGGTGGCCGGCTATCTTCGGACTGCGCCGGAATCCGAGGTTGAATATGCCAGACGCTACCTCAAACTGGATGACAAGGAAGGCGCCGCGCTGGGCTTTGTCCGAGGGGCCTGGGCCTCCGTGTCCTATCTGGCCGTAGCGCCGATGCAGGACCTGCTCGGTCTGGACGATTCAGCCCGGTTCAATACCCCGTCGACCCTTGGCGACAACTGGAAATGGCGAATGAAGAAAGGGGCGCTGACCCCAAAAGTGCGGTCAGACCTGGCCCGGTTAAACGAGACCTACAGGAGGTAG
- the ugpC gene encoding sn-glycerol-3-phosphate ABC transporter ATP-binding protein UgpC, giving the protein MKVQLNNIGKKYEGREEFTIRHINLDIDSRDFCVILGPSGCGKTTLLRMIAGLNSITEGDLLFEGRRVNEVPSKDRDIAMVFQSYALYPHMTVYDNMAFSLNMRHERKSVIDERVKEAASILDITKYLHSKPSDISGGQRQRVALGRAIVRKPKVFLMDEPLSNLDAKLREHMRVELVRIHKNLGTTTIYVTHDQTEAMTMATKIVLMNDGKIQQFGTPMELYNMPANVFVAKFIGSPTMNIIKGTMEQGVFTGLNGKVKVTPKASDLEFLKAYEGKAVSMGIRPERIMYGGEIGDTFKAFVDVIEILGKEKLLYAKLEGGQDIIIGVPGHLNYEEDKTYSFGYDLDALHFFDTQTGERINLNEDLLNMKRELLKSDPEADKILGQVDETLIRKAAQIEERTPEDVTIHPVD; this is encoded by the coding sequence ATGAAAGTTCAACTGAACAACATTGGAAAGAAATATGAAGGGCGCGAGGAATTTACCATCCGTCATATCAACCTGGATATTGACAGCCGCGACTTCTGTGTCATCCTGGGTCCCTCCGGCTGCGGAAAAACCACCCTGCTGCGCATGATCGCCGGACTCAACTCCATCACCGAAGGAGACCTTTTGTTTGAAGGCCGCCGGGTGAATGAGGTGCCATCCAAGGACCGCGACATTGCCATGGTATTCCAGAGCTACGCCCTGTATCCGCATATGACGGTTTACGACAACATGGCGTTCTCCCTGAACATGCGCCATGAGCGCAAGTCCGTTATTGACGAGCGGGTCAAGGAAGCTGCGTCGATTCTCGATATCACGAAATACCTGCATTCCAAGCCCTCCGACATTTCCGGCGGCCAGCGCCAGCGCGTTGCCCTGGGCCGGGCCATCGTGCGCAAGCCGAAGGTCTTCCTGATGGACGAACCGCTGTCCAATCTCGACGCCAAGCTGCGCGAACACATGCGGGTGGAACTGGTCCGGATCCATAAGAACCTGGGCACCACCACCATCTACGTCACCCATGACCAGACCGAAGCCATGACCATGGCCACCAAGATTGTTCTGATGAATGACGGCAAGATCCAGCAGTTCGGCACCCCCATGGAACTCTACAACATGCCGGCCAATGTCTTTGTCGCCAAATTCATCGGTTCCCCGACCATGAATATCATCAAGGGTACCATGGAGCAGGGGGTCTTCACCGGTCTCAACGGCAAGGTGAAAGTCACGCCGAAGGCATCGGACCTGGAATTCCTCAAAGCCTATGAGGGCAAGGCGGTATCCATGGGAATCCGGCCCGAGCGCATCATGTACGGCGGAGAAATCGGCGATACGTTCAAGGCCTTCGTGGATGTCATCGAAATTCTGGGCAAGGAAAAGCTGCTGTATGCCAAGCTCGAGGGCGGGCAGGACATCATCATCGGAGTGCCCGGCCATCTCAATTACGAAGAGGACAAAACGTATTCCTTCGGCTATGACCTGGACGCTCTGCACTTCTTTGATACACAAACCGGTGAGCGGATCAATCTGAATGAGGATCTGCTGAATATGAAGCGGGAACTGTTGAAGTCCGATCCTGAGGCCGACAAGATTCTGGGACAGGTCGACGAGACCCTGATCCGCAAAGCCGCTCAGATCGAAGAGCGCACGCCGGAGGATGTAACCATCCATCCGGTGGACTAG
- a CDS encoding ABC transporter permease subunit, whose product MKSFNAVLYDHIGREYPRKNQYLAELAQLQGAIARGEGDKAELNRRLTELTRTRNDHPYLKALSQFQSKEAEFKRTLGTIQPDPDPARGFDEKNKALLKALAVAQARADFYETYAELDYEAQLAFDQAKLELYHLPRIIEFRQNTQEQILTAQAEAKKLTPEAIREGQSRLETETAAARQAFQDGVAQLQKNRQEGNISKKALANGRQMLKKERNARLKVAEFLNPEKANAEFIKTRTYELKAQTGVMENVMKKDIADLRRRTPVETEKQVPWLSLVTLPIPGLAQLLMNQPVKALLFFLGTLFTYGAAVPYALGFGNYMGKGLFGLFSLAEGGTRQQRSIIFMIEGIIALVLLAIALAIFIGSFLDARRTETGRIKGIRERNWFETRTGIQTEGFPYMVSLPALLALLFIVIVPLSTTILLSFTNQDPNHQAKFSWVGFDNYVAIAQGKGSVGKAFGTILGWTLIWTFVATTSAILTGFALALLTNNPRIKGKAFFRTIYLLPWAVPAFITIMFFSLMVAPNGAITNVLNSVSTFFGGDGDIRIKNSALYTRIALILLQTWLGSAYVFLLSTGVLQAIPEDLYEAAQIDGASGWQRISKITIPLVLFQTAPLLVGQYTFNFNNFSVIRLFNNGGPFDPATYGNLGGSSDLLITYIYNLVMTRNYQAMGAAVTMIVSLALMFFTFIGFRNSKAFREERL is encoded by the coding sequence ATGAAGTCATTCAATGCGGTCCTGTATGACCATATCGGTCGGGAATATCCCCGGAAAAACCAGTATCTGGCAGAACTGGCACAGTTGCAGGGGGCCATTGCCAGAGGCGAGGGAGACAAGGCGGAATTAAACCGCCGGCTGACTGAACTGACCAGAACCCGCAACGATCATCCGTATCTGAAGGCGCTGAGTCAGTTTCAAAGCAAGGAAGCTGAATTCAAGCGAACCCTCGGTACGATCCAGCCGGATCCGGATCCGGCCCGGGGCTTTGATGAGAAAAACAAAGCCCTGCTCAAGGCACTGGCCGTTGCCCAGGCCCGGGCAGATTTCTATGAAACCTATGCCGAACTGGACTATGAGGCACAGCTGGCCTTTGACCAGGCAAAGCTGGAGCTGTATCACCTGCCGCGCATCATTGAGTTTCGTCAGAACACGCAGGAGCAGATCCTGACTGCCCAGGCCGAAGCCAAAAAGCTGACCCCGGAGGCCATCCGGGAGGGCCAGAGCCGGCTCGAGACGGAGACGGCGGCTGCCCGCCAGGCCTTCCAGGACGGTGTGGCTCAGCTTCAGAAAAACCGCCAGGAGGGCAATATCTCGAAGAAGGCCCTGGCCAACGGCCGGCAGATGCTGAAAAAGGAACGGAACGCCCGCCTGAAAGTGGCAGAGTTTCTGAATCCGGAAAAGGCCAATGCCGAGTTCATCAAGACCAGAACCTATGAGCTGAAAGCTCAGACCGGGGTCATGGAAAATGTCATGAAGAAGGACATTGCCGATCTGCGGCGCAGAACCCCGGTGGAAACCGAAAAGCAGGTTCCCTGGCTGTCGCTGGTGACGCTTCCGATTCCGGGACTGGCTCAGCTTCTGATGAACCAGCCGGTTAAGGCACTCCTGTTCTTTCTCGGTACGCTGTTCACCTACGGAGCGGCAGTGCCTTATGCCCTGGGCTTCGGCAACTACATGGGCAAGGGCCTCTTCGGGCTGTTCAGCCTGGCAGAAGGCGGCACCCGCCAGCAGCGCTCCATCATCTTCATGATTGAAGGGATTATCGCGCTGGTGCTGTTGGCCATCGCCCTGGCGATCTTCATCGGCAGCTTCCTGGACGCGCGCCGGACCGAAACCGGACGGATCAAAGGCATCCGCGAGCGAAACTGGTTCGAGACCCGGACCGGCATTCAGACGGAAGGATTCCCTTACATGGTCAGTCTGCCGGCGCTGCTGGCGCTGCTCTTCATCGTCATCGTGCCGCTGTCCACGACCATCCTGCTGTCCTTTACCAACCAGGATCCCAATCATCAGGCCAAATTCTCCTGGGTCGGCTTTGACAACTATGTCGCCATTGCCCAGGGAAAAGGCTCCGTCGGAAAGGCCTTCGGCACCATCCTGGGCTGGACGCTGATCTGGACCTTCGTGGCCACCACATCGGCCATTCTGACCGGATTTGCCCTGGCGCTTCTGACCAACAATCCCCGGATCAAGGGCAAGGCGTTCTTCCGCACCATATATCTGCTCCCCTGGGCGGTTCCGGCTTTTATCACCATCATGTTCTTCTCCCTGATGGTAGCCCCCAACGGCGCCATCACCAATGTCCTGAACTCCGTTTCCACGTTCTTCGGCGGCGACGGGGATATCCGGATCAAAAACTCGGCGCTGTATACCCGGATAGCCCTGATTCTGCTGCAGACCTGGCTGGGTTCGGCTTATGTCTTCCTGCTCAGCACCGGCGTTCTGCAGGCAATCCCCGAGGACCTGTACGAAGCGGCTCAGATCGACGGCGCTTCCGGCTGGCAGCGAATCTCCAAGATCACGATTCCCCTGGTGCTGTTCCAGACGGCGCCGCTTTTAGTCGGCCAGTACACCTTCAACTTCAACAACTTCTCCGTCATCCGGCTGTTCAACAACGGCGGACCCTTTGACCCGGCGACCTACGGCAACCTGGGCGGATCCTCCGACCTGCTGATTACCTACATCTATAATCTGGTCATGACCAGGAACTACCAGGCCATGGGTGCCGCGGTCACCATGATCGTATCTCTTGCCCTGATGTTCTTCACTTTCATCGGATTCAGGAACTCCAAGGCGTTCCGGGAGGAGAGACTGTAA
- a CDS encoding glycogen/starch/alpha-glucan phosphorylase — MPDKRFDAASLIETAYQNYGKEFKQLTDKEKYHVVSKAVMQHIIPQWLETETFFQEKKKAYYLSAEFLMGRALGNNLINLRIEDDVRQILQDMGASLARVESAEADAGLGNGGLGRLAACFLDSAATLGYPLIGYGIRYEYGIFRQQIINGEQVEEGDDWNAMTDPWALRRESERSLIQFGDQTVYAVPYDTPVIGYGGKTINTLRLFVAEPLKNFNFDDFNNGRYQEAVKEKNEAKNITRVLYPNDSTREGKILRLKQQYFFTSAALQDLVKKYKAAGRDFEDFFKYHAVQLNDTHPSVAVPELIRLLMKEGLDFSKAFDITQQTLAYTNHTILQEALEKWDIALFQEILPEVYAIIEKIQNKLTLELTQKRLTVDEIENLAIIDKKQKVLRMAYLAIYGTHSTNGVAQLHTDILKETELNNWYRVYPERFNNKTNGITQRRWFLKANPEMAAFVTELLGSDAWITDLTQLEGLTAFAGDDEVIARFMAIKQEKKRQLADFVKFNEGTTLDLDSIFDIQIKRLHEYKRQLMNAFHILDLYYRIKEKGETTSCKRTFIFGAKAAPGYFRAKGIIKFINEIKHLIDNDETVKKYLEVVFVENYNVSYAELLFPAADISEQISTTGKEASGTGNMKFMLNGAATIGTLDGANVEIVEEAGAENNFIFGLEIDQVEALRKTYKPKDYYNKVPGLKRVVDSLIDGTFSDDGTGAFQDLYESLLEGHTWEKPDSYFVLADFDAYRKAHNHVCDVWQEPMRFARMCFLNMAHAGKFSSDRTIHEYAQEIWNVEQM; from the coding sequence ATGCCTGACAAGAGATTCGATGCGGCCAGCCTCATCGAAACAGCTTATCAGAATTACGGAAAAGAATTCAAACAGCTGACCGATAAAGAGAAGTACCATGTGGTGAGCAAAGCGGTGATGCAGCACATCATTCCGCAATGGCTCGAAACCGAAACGTTCTTCCAGGAGAAGAAGAAAGCTTATTACCTGTCTGCCGAGTTCCTGATGGGACGCGCGCTGGGCAACAATCTGATCAATCTCCGGATTGAGGACGATGTCCGGCAAATTCTGCAGGACATGGGAGCCTCCCTGGCCCGTGTAGAATCCGCCGAGGCCGATGCCGGCCTGGGCAATGGAGGACTGGGCCGCCTGGCCGCCTGTTTTCTGGACTCAGCGGCGACATTAGGCTATCCGCTGATCGGCTACGGCATTCGCTATGAATACGGCATTTTCCGGCAGCAGATCATCAACGGCGAGCAGGTGGAGGAAGGCGATGACTGGAATGCCATGACCGATCCCTGGGCCCTGCGCCGGGAAAGCGAACGGTCCCTGATTCAGTTCGGCGACCAGACCGTTTATGCCGTGCCCTATGACACTCCGGTCATCGGCTACGGCGGCAAGACCATCAATACCCTGCGCCTGTTTGTGGCCGAGCCCCTGAAAAACTTTAACTTCGACGATTTCAACAACGGCCGATATCAAGAAGCTGTGAAGGAGAAGAACGAGGCCAAGAACATCACGCGGGTTCTTTATCCCAATGACAGCACCCGGGAAGGCAAGATTCTTCGCCTGAAGCAGCAGTACTTCTTTACCAGTGCCGCGCTGCAGGATCTGGTGAAAAAGTACAAGGCAGCGGGGCGCGACTTCGAGGATTTCTTCAAGTATCACGCTGTTCAGCTCAATGACACCCACCCTTCCGTGGCCGTACCGGAGCTGATCCGCCTTCTGATGAAGGAAGGCCTGGACTTCTCCAAAGCCTTTGACATTACCCAGCAGACCCTGGCCTACACCAATCACACCATCCTGCAGGAAGCGCTGGAAAAATGGGATATCGCTCTCTTCCAGGAAATACTGCCCGAAGTGTATGCCATCATCGAAAAGATTCAGAACAAGCTGACCCTGGAGTTGACTCAGAAGCGGCTGACCGTGGACGAGATCGAAAACCTGGCGATCATCGACAAAAAGCAGAAGGTGCTCCGGATGGCCTACCTGGCCATTTACGGCACCCACTCCACCAACGGAGTGGCGCAGCTGCACACGGATATCCTGAAGGAGACAGAGCTCAACAACTGGTACAGGGTCTACCCGGAACGGTTCAACAATAAAACCAACGGGATTACCCAGCGCCGCTGGTTTTTGAAAGCCAATCCGGAAATGGCCGCCTTTGTCACCGAACTTCTGGGCTCCGATGCCTGGATTACGGATCTGACTCAGCTGGAGGGTCTCACGGCCTTTGCCGGCGACGATGAAGTGATCGCCCGGTTCATGGCCATCAAGCAGGAAAAGAAGCGGCAGCTGGCCGATTTTGTGAAATTCAACGAAGGAACCACCCTGGATCTGGACTCCATCTTCGACATCCAGATCAAGCGGCTCCATGAATACAAGCGTCAGCTGATGAATGCCTTCCATATCCTGGATCTGTATTACCGGATCAAGGAAAAGGGGGAAACCACAAGCTGCAAACGCACTTTCATCTTTGGTGCCAAGGCGGCTCCGGGTTATTTCCGGGCCAAGGGCATCATCAAGTTCATCAATGAAATCAAGCACCTCATCGACAACGACGAAACGGTGAAAAAGTACCTCGAAGTCGTCTTCGTGGAGAACTACAATGTATCCTATGCCGAGCTGCTGTTCCCGGCCGCCGACATCTCTGAGCAGATTTCCACCACCGGCAAGGAAGCCTCCGGCACCGGCAACATGAAATTCATGCTTAACGGGGCGGCCACCATCGGAACTCTGGACGGAGCCAACGTCGAGATTGTCGAGGAAGCCGGCGCCGAGAACAACTTCATCTTCGGTCTGGAAATCGATCAGGTGGAAGCCCTGCGCAAAACCTACAAGCCGAAGGATTACTACAACAAGGTCCCCGGACTCAAGCGGGTGGTAGACAGCCTCATCGACGGAACCTTCTCCGATGACGGCACCGGAGCCTTCCAGGATTTGTACGAATCGCTGCTGGAAGGGCATACCTGGGAAAAGCCGGACAGCTACTTTGTGCTGGCGGACTTTGATGCCTACCGCAAAGCCCATAACCACGTCTGCGATGTATGGCAGGAGCCCATGCGGTTTGCCCGGATGTGCTTCCTCAACATGGCACATGCCGGAAAATTCTCCTCGGACCGGACAATACATGAATATGCGCAGGAAATCTGGAATGTGGAGCAGATGTAG
- a CDS encoding DegV family protein, protein MSYFIVADSACDLPEERLAQLNVGRCPLTANFQDGTVLEDSFREMDATAFFDGMRSGVVSTTSQVNTAVFYDMFHKALQTHDHVLYIGFSSGLSGTYQGAILARNTLEEDDPGLAGRVIAIDTKSASLGVGLLVLEACRMRDQGASITEVAEHIENQKNHINQFFTVEDLVYLKRGGRISAMKAAVGQLLNIKPILCVNPEGKLIPIGKAKGRKKSIQALMDHFRENYDPAYGKDFAISHGDCLEEARQLANLIKSEYDMNEPVIHPVGMVIGSHSGPGTLALFFPGKPREDFNPAL, encoded by the coding sequence ATGAGTTACTTTATTGTTGCGGATTCCGCCTGCGATCTGCCGGAGGAACGGCTGGCCCAGCTGAATGTCGGGCGCTGCCCCTTAACAGCCAATTTTCAGGATGGAACAGTACTGGAAGACAGCTTCCGGGAAATGGACGCCACCGCCTTCTTTGACGGCATGCGCAGCGGCGTTGTTTCCACCACCTCACAGGTCAATACTGCCGTATTTTACGACATGTTTCATAAAGCGCTGCAAACTCACGACCACGTTCTCTACATCGGATTCTCCAGCGGGCTGTCCGGTACCTATCAGGGTGCCATTCTGGCAAGAAACACCCTGGAGGAAGATGATCCGGGTCTGGCGGGCCGAGTGATCGCCATTGATACGAAATCCGCTTCCCTGGGCGTGGGCCTGCTTGTACTGGAAGCCTGCCGTATGCGGGACCAGGGGGCCTCGATCACGGAAGTGGCCGAACACATTGAGAATCAGAAAAATCACATCAATCAGTTCTTCACGGTGGAAGACCTGGTCTACCTCAAACGGGGCGGACGCATCTCCGCCATGAAGGCAGCTGTTGGCCAGCTGCTCAACATCAAACCCATCCTGTGCGTCAATCCGGAGGGTAAGCTGATCCCCATCGGGAAAGCCAAAGGCCGTAAAAAATCAATCCAGGCACTGATGGATCATTTCCGTGAAAATTATGATCCGGCGTATGGTAAAGATTTTGCCATCAGTCACGGGGACTGCCTGGAAGAGGCCAGACAGCTGGCGAATCTGATCAAGTCCGAATACGACATGAACGAACCGGTGATTCATCCGGTGGGCATGGTCATCGGCAGTCATTCGGGGCCGGGAACTCTGGCACTGTTCTTCCCCGGAAAACCGCGGGAAGACTTCAATCCAGCTCTTTAA
- a CDS encoding 50S ribosomal protein L25: MTSEKTFYKIEKRQDQKPSALRRSGFIPGVIYGGRLESGQPIQISRQVAADLLKNNTKSSVIEVDLDGDKGSVIVREVQRHGSTGDILHIDLQAIRKDEVLTLEVPLVILGEEELAHRRLIVNQNLSQIQIKGPADRIPEAITLDLTGRMPDEKPLAGDIELAEGVELVTPADELLVTISESRMSQDLEQLEEAAPETETAPTEAQSGEIAPEA; the protein is encoded by the coding sequence ATGACATCAGAAAAAACCTTCTATAAAATCGAAAAAAGGCAGGATCAAAAGCCCAGTGCTCTGCGCCGCTCCGGATTCATTCCGGGCGTAATCTATGGGGGCCGCCTCGAAAGCGGACAGCCCATTCAGATTTCGCGTCAGGTGGCGGCTGATCTGCTCAAGAACAATACCAAGTCCTCCGTCATTGAGGTGGATCTGGATGGAGACAAGGGTTCCGTCATTGTCCGTGAAGTTCAGCGCCATGGATCGACGGGCGACATCCTGCACATTGACCTGCAGGCCATCCGCAAGGACGAGGTCCTGACCCTGGAAGTACCGCTGGTGATTCTGGGCGAAGAGGAGCTGGCCCACCGCCGCCTGATCGTCAATCAGAATCTCTCGCAGATTCAGATCAAGGGTCCGGCGGACCGGATCCCCGAGGCCATTACCCTGGATCTGACCGGTCGAATGCCGGATGAGAAGCCCCTGGCCGGTGACATCGAACTGGCTGAAGGCGTCGAACTGGTAACGCCCGCAGACGAGCTTCTCGTCACCATTTCAGAATCCCGGATGTCCCAGGATCTGGAACAGCTGGAGGAAGCCGCTCCGGAAACGGAGACCGCCCCGACGGAAGCTCAGTCCGGCGAGATTGCGCCCGAGGCTTAG
- a CDS encoding YdcF family protein, producing MALQEKHRRIPDWPGRSKGRRIAAFLLLFLLAVLASPSLLMVLPVGLLWWGINQNVSWGWLQRVLLLGLIYLVVMESAILLFMVRDRIQPVRVSGTETMIIPGSAIIGDQPGYYLKSRLDAALPVLKQYPGIQVVVSGRRAPGDEYSEAAVMRRYLMGQGIAPARIFEEPQGQDTIRNFEYSKAVMASNGLSAQILIVTNEFHAFRSSAIARTIGLSPRSIPAPSPDGLFYKYMLREFLSLLKVQLHYGLSLR from the coding sequence ATGGCACTTCAAGAAAAACATCGTCGAATCCCGGACTGGCCGGGCCGGTCAAAGGGGAGACGCATCGCAGCGTTTCTGCTGCTCTTTCTCCTGGCGGTGCTGGCCTCTCCCAGCCTTCTGATGGTGCTGCCGGTGGGACTGCTCTGGTGGGGAATCAATCAAAACGTGTCCTGGGGCTGGCTGCAACGAGTGCTGCTGCTGGGCCTGATCTACCTGGTGGTCATGGAATCGGCCATCCTGCTCTTTATGGTGCGGGACCGGATCCAGCCGGTCCGGGTGTCCGGCACCGAAACCATGATCATCCCGGGCAGTGCAATCATCGGAGATCAGCCCGGTTATTATCTGAAGAGCCGTCTGGATGCGGCCCTGCCCGTTCTGAAGCAGTATCCCGGGATTCAGGTTGTGGTGTCCGGCCGGCGGGCGCCCGGCGATGAGTACAGCGAGGCCGCCGTCATGCGGCGCTATCTGATGGGGCAGGGTATTGCACCGGCCCGGATTTTCGAAGAACCGCAGGGACAGGACACCATTCGTAATTTCGAGTACTCGAAGGCCGTGATGGCCAGCAATGGACTCTCTGCCCAGATTCTCATCGTCACCAACGAATTTCACGCCTTCCGTTCCTCGGCCATAGCCCGCACCATCGGGCTGTCGCCCCGCAGCATCCCGGCCCCCAGTCCCGATGGACTGTTCTATAAATATATGCTGCGGGAATTTCTGTCGCTTCTGAAAGTCCAGCTTCACTACGGCCTGAGCCTGCGCTGA
- a CDS encoding ABC transporter permease subunit, protein MAKKDKKLNLSDKMPLTFGGKILLGVNYLILILWVLAIVIPLFLMVKSAFNGNQSTRLNMSAPFTFSTVHFDHLFQKTLFLTWVKNTIFIAVATAILTLIFVSFTGYAYSRFRFSGRKASLMTIMLLQTIPAFAGITAYFTLYTLLSDKLPFFSRQMMLILIYAGGGIAGNTFILKGYLDSISTELDDAAKIDGLSYMQIYRLVIMPIARPMLAIIALWSFIGPFMDYLLPLVLLNSPADYTLAPGLFFLISDLRNINEPAFAAGGLLTAIPIVILFTALQKQLVSGLASGAVK, encoded by the coding sequence ATGGCAAAGAAAGATAAAAAACTCAATTTGTCCGACAAGATGCCCCTGACCTTTGGCGGCAAGATCCTGCTGGGCGTGAACTATCTGATCCTGATCCTCTGGGTTCTGGCCATCGTGATTCCTCTGTTCCTGATGGTGAAGTCGGCCTTCAACGGCAATCAGTCCACCCGCCTCAACATGTCCGCTCCCTTCACTTTCTCCACGGTGCACTTTGATCACCTGTTTCAGAAGACGCTGTTTCTGACCTGGGTCAAGAATACGATCTTCATCGCCGTGGCCACGGCCATCCTGACGCTGATCTTCGTTTCCTTCACCGGCTATGCTTATTCGCGCTTCCGGTTCTCCGGCCGCAAAGCCTCCCTGATGACGATCATGCTGCTGCAAACCATCCCGGCCTTTGCCGGAATCACGGCGTACTTCACGCTGTATACGCTGCTCAGCGACAAGCTGCCGTTCTTCTCGCGCCAGATGATGCTCATCCTGATCTACGCCGGGGGCGGCATCGCGGGCAATACCTTCATCCTGAAGGGCTACCTGGATTCCATCTCCACGGAGCTGGATGATGCGGCCAAGATCGACGGACTGTCCTACATGCAGATCTACCGGCTGGTCATCATGCCCATCGCCCGGCCGATGCTGGCAATCATTGCCCTGTGGTCCTTCATCGGACCGTTCATGGACTACCTTCTGCCCCTGGTATTGCTCAACTCGCCGGCCGACTACACACTGGCGCCGGGTCTGTTCTTCCTGATCTCCGACCTGCGCAATATCAACGAACCGGCCTTTGCCGCCGGCGGTCTTCTGACTGCCATCCCCATCGTCATTCTCTTTACGGCTCTGCAAAAACAACTGGTGTCCGGACTGGCGTCCGGCGCAGTGAAATAA